From the Papaver somniferum cultivar HN1 chromosome 2, ASM357369v1, whole genome shotgun sequence genome, the window TCTAttcattttttgtattttctcaaTATTGTTTGCATTATTTTTTCAGGTTCTTGACACTGAAGAATCTTGCCAATGTCTTCCTTCAACAAGGTCCGAGTCATTATGAGAATGCTTTACATTGCTATCTTCAAGCTGTAGAGATAGATAGTAAAGACTCTGTTGTTTGGAACCAACTGGGAACACTATCATGTTCGATGGGCTTGTTAAGTATATCACGTTGGGCGTTTGAGCAAGGGCTTTACTGCAGCCCCAAAAATTGTAAGAATACATGTAGCATCTTAAGTTGTATCATACCTGCACAACTTTATGCATCATGCACAGTCATGCCATTAATGTTATTTTCTCTTTGTCTTAAATTTAGGGAACTGCATGGAGAAACTATTGGAAGTCCTAATAGCTATTCGTGATGAGGTTGCTTGTCTATCTGTAGCAGAGTTGATTCTAAGACACTGGCCATCACATTCTCGTGCTTTGCATGTCAAAAATACCATCGAGGAATCAGAACCGGTTCCTTTTGCGCCGAAGGGTATTGATAAGCTGGAACCGAAGCATGTGCGCCTAAAATTTCTGGACAAGAGAAAAGCAACAGATGAGGTGATAAATGGGGATGTTGCAGTTAAACGGTCCTGTAAGAGCATAGAACTGAaccttctacatccatcttggacATCACTTGCAGACGCAATCATGGGAGTCATACTCCCTGTGAATGAAAATGTTCCTGAGCCTGAAATTGTACTAAATCAAGATGGTCAAGTAAATGGAAAGCCTAGTCCTAAACGATCTAAGATTCTTTCCGAAAATGCAGACGTACAAGAAAGCAGTGGAGCACAAGCTCATCAAACATCAGAAAGCATCAGCGGCAATTCAAAACTGGAAAGAGGTATGGATACCAGATTGAGTATAAAGTTGCCTACCAGAGCAGAAGTAGAAACTGTCCTGGGTTCCGCAGAAGGAGAAAACATGTCTCAAGTTGATGGTACCCCAGAAAAAGCAAATGTCTCGAAAGAAAAGGAAGCATGTACCGATGAGGAACAACATACTCAAGAAAGGCGAAGTACTCGTCTTGAAAGGCTTAGAAGTCGCAAACCGGGGAAAGAAGAAATGGACCTTTCTACTAGTAGGGATCTGGCGAAAGTTGTTGTTCAGTTTTTAGAGCCTTTTATTGTAGGTAGGTCAGAAACAGTGGTAGCAGATCATAGTTCAACTGGTTTATCAGATTCATCAGATACAGAACATAATGAACTTGTGAGATTTTTGACTGAAGCATCGGGAAACTGTGGTGCATATCATATAGGTCACTTGCTTTTAGAGGAAATTGCACGTCTAATGCCTCCGCATCAGGAAGTATTTGTCAAGTATTTAGAGTTGGAGAAGCTGACAAGAAACTGGGATCAAGATAGGACCATTGAATGCAGCCTTTTTCTTGCTGAACTGTACTATGATCTTGGGTTATGTTCATCCAACGAATCCAAGCCGGCAGATTTCTTGTCTGATGCTTCTTATAATCTCTGTAAGATCATTGAAATTGTAAGCTTGGAttcttcttttgattggagtGGTGTACATAATACCGATAATATGTCAAGGATGAGTACTTCCACGAGCGATCTTGGCATGAATTCAACCAAGCTTGGGTGCATCTCTGCTAATGAAAATGGTAACAGGTTACAAGATACGGCGTGCACTCACTTGGATGATATTAACTTATCTAGTAAAAGCTCATTCTGGATTCGCTTTTTCTGGCTTAGTGGTCATTTATCGATTTTGGCTGGTGAGCAGGAAAAAGCTTATGACTCATTATATATATCCTTGTCAATATTGAGAAATTTTGGTTTGGGTTCTGTTCGTCTCCCTCATTGCAAGCTTACTAGTGAGTTAACTGTTGACAGAATTTCCCATGAAATTCAGTTATTAAAAATTGATTCTTTACTAAAAACGACCATTAGTGAGATGGTTGAGAAAGAAATGTATACAGAGTGTGTAAACTTTCTAGCTCCACTCTTGCTCTCCTCTAGAGACGTTTACCTTGACTTTCAGCCCGATGCTTACAAAGAAGGCGAGAAGGTTAAATCAGTTGAGTTATCGGCCTTAGACATTTTAATCACGGCAAGCAAGAAGGCAACACCAATGAACGTCGAGGTATATTTGAGTTGTCACCGGAGGAAGCTGCTTGTACTGACAGTTGCAGCAGGCATGGCTGAATATACTTCAACAAATAAAACTTTCCATGACAAACCCAATCAACACTCACATTCAGGATTGGAATCCGATTTAGCCGAAAGCGTATGCAAGCGATGGAGTAACTTAGTTGCCGAGGAAGTTAAGGAAATATCAAGATGTGCTTGTCAAGTGAAGAATTTTATTGATCATGCTGGAGCTTCGGTAAGTTAATACTGTATTCTTCAGTTATTTAAATTTGCTGTAGCCATGAGATCTGATGTCTATCAgttaaatacttttttttttcctttttttttgagaAAGTAACAACTCATAGTTATTAGAATCTTGCATAAAACCAATTTTGTACATGCGTCAGCTTTCTACATTTGGTTTGGTGTGGAGCTTCAAATCGAATGAATCTCTCAAGTATAAGTTCTTTATGTTATGGATATGCTTAAAGCAACTGTCAAACTTCTTAGTCCCATGTCTATATACTTGTCAATTGAATTTATTGGATTTTAATTTGATTCCAGGAGGACGTCAATGTTTCTGTTAGCATAGTTGGCGATATTCAATCCTTGCTTCTAACAGTAATGTGTAACATCATTAGCACATTTCTTTGTAAGAAATACTCTGAGTTAGCAACCGAGGATCAAATGGAGCAACTGGAGAGTCACTGGTTTGTGGATGCTGCAAATGCATTCTGCAGACTGCAACACCTAAACCAATCTGTACCTTGTAAATCTCAGGTTAGCTCTCTATGCATGTGGGGGTCTCCCCATGCATTAAAAGGAGCACTCTCGAGTTACTTACTAATCAAGCTTTCTTTCTggctttgttttcttttttctttttcaggttGATCTTATTGTGGCAGTCCATGAATTGCTTGCTGAATATGGGCTCTGCTGTGCTGGTAAAGATAGTGAAGGAGAGGAAGGAACATTTCTTAAACTAGCAATCAAACATCTTTTGGCCTTGGATATGAAACTGAAATCAAGCTTGCACTCTACGAATAAAGCATTGGAAACTCAATCACCAAAGAGTCCCGCGGAGAATAACCATCTGAAAACACCTATAAGTGAGTCGATTTTAAATACTTCAGCTGATACGTTAACCAGTgtagttgaagttgaagaagataAACAGATGTCCACCAATAAGGAAGCGATAGAGCTAGAGGAAATGACTTGTGAAGGAGATTCTTCTCACATTAGTTCAAGTAAGGATGAACATGGAACTGTTGGTGTTGAAGGGCAAGATAGAAaccatgatgatgatgttgaaagtgAGGAAATTGAATTAAGAATAGAAGAAGCTCTGGACCAGAGCTttttctgcttatatggtttagATCTTAAATCACCTGATTCAATGAGTGAAGATGACTTAGCTATACACAAAAATACTAGTCGTGGTGATTATCAGACTAAAGAACAGTGTGCAGATGTCTTCCACTATTTATTACCATATGCAAAGGCTTCCTCTGTGAGTTCTACACTCATTTGTTTACTTTTATGATCTCCCTTTATTGATTCCCGTAGTTGTTAATAATCTCCTGTATTTGGGATAACCTAATGGTTGCATCTTCCGCAGAGAGCTGGTTTGATGAAAGTTCGAAAAGTATTGAGGTCTATACGGAAGCACTTCCCACAACCTCCAGAAGACATGTTACGAGAAAACTCACTAAGCAACTTCTTTGATAATCCTGATTTATGTGAAGAAAAACTCATTGAAGAGGCTGGTTATGATGGATTTCTGGATCATGTCATGAAATTAATATTTCCGAAGGGGGTCAATCTCAAGCAAAGCAATACATCTATAGGAGGAAGGTGCAACCTTTTACTCTATCCTTCAACAATACTTACTTGTTTTTTGTTTACTAGAAGACGCCATCATCGATCTTTAAATTTATTGATTGTTGGTCTTCAATGAAAAATGTTTAATAATCAATTTGAGACTAGATTTAATTAGTTTAGATTTCTAGACACATGATTTAAATTCTCAAAATTTGTTAGTTATGAGTTGTTTAAGAATCCTGTGTGTTTAACGGGTTAAAAATATGTTGCAGCTCTGAGCCGTATGCCGAAGTTTATGGCAATCTGTATTATATTCTAGCCCAGGCTGAAGAAATGAGTGCAACTGATAAATGGCCAGGGTTTGTGCTCACCAAGGAAGGGGAAGAGTTTATCGAACAAAATTCGAACCTATTCAAATACGATTTGTTGTACAACCCGTTGCGCTTTGAGAGTTGGCAGAAACTTGCTAATATTTATGACGAggtaaaataaattaaaaaatttaaCTCTTGGTAAtaatttggatattggtcttgttTTGAACATTCACATTGCgagatttttctttcctttcattCAATCAGGAGGTGGACCTGTTGCTGAATGATGGAAGTAAGCACATAAATGTCGTGGGATGGAGGAAAAACGGTTCTCTACCTCAAAGAGTTGAAACTAGTCGAAGGAGAAGCCGCCGATGTTTACTAATGAGTTTGGCACTATCTAAGACACCAATTCAACAGGTTTTCGGACAGCTCAATAGTTACTCATTTCTTCATTTCAGTTGGTCAT encodes:
- the LOC113349300 gene encoding calcineurin-binding protein 1-like isoform X2, producing the protein MFAIAAINDTDSAAQWEPLAPTKEAQEFHLSQTYHEGLLKLQAKDYAKARELLESVLKDPLISNAQVESSSSDGHMLQLRFLTLKNLANVFLQQGPSHYENALHCYLQAVEIDSKDSVVWNQLGTLSCSMGLLSISRWAFEQGLYCSPKNWNCMEKLLEVLIAIRDEVACLSVAELILRHWPSHSRALHVKNTIEESEPVPFAPKGIDKLEPKHVRLKFLDKRKATDEVINGDVAVKRSCKSIELNLLHPSWTSLADAIMGVILPVNENVPEPEIVLNQDGQVNGKPSPKRSKILSENADVQESSGAQAHQTSESISGNSKLERGMDTRLSIKLPTRAEVETVLGSAEGENMSQVDGTPEKANVSKEKEACTDEEQHTQERRSTRLERLRSRKPGKEEMDLSTSRDLAKVVVQFLEPFIVGRSETVVADHSSTGLSDSSDTEHNELVRFLTEASGNCGAYHIGHLLLEEIARLMPPHQEVFVKYLELEKLTRNWDQDRTIECSLFLAELYYDLGLCSSNESKPADFLSDASYNLCKIIEIVSLDSSFDWSGVHNTDNMSRMSTSTSDLGMNSTKLGCISANENGNRLQDTACTHLDDINLSSKSSFWIRFFWLSGHLSILAGEQEKAYDSLYKEGEKVKSVELSALDILITASKKATPMNVEVYLSCHRRKLLVLTVAAGMAEYTSTNKTFHDKPNQHSHSGLESDLAESVCKRWSNLVAEEVKEISRCACQVKNFIDHAGASEDVNVSVSIVGDIQSLLLTVMCNIISTFLCKKYSELATEDQMEQLESHWFVDAANAFCRLQHLNQSVPCKSQVDLIVAVHELLAEYGLCCAGKDSEGEEGTFLKLAIKHLLALDMKLKSSLHSTNKALETQSPKSPAENNHLKTPISESILNTSADTLTSVVEVEEDKQMSTNKEAIELEEMTCEGDSSHISSSKDEHGTVGVEGQDRNHDDDVESEEIELRIEEALDQSFFCLYGLDLKSPDSMSEDDLAIHKNTSRGDYQTKEQCADVFHYLLPYAKASSRAGLMKVRKVLRSIRKHFPQPPEDMLRENSLSNFFDNPDLCEEKLIEEAGYDGFLDHVMKLIFPKGVNLKQSNTSIGGSSEPYAEVYGNLYYILAQAEEMSATDKWPGFVLTKEGEEFIEQNSNLFKYDLLYNPLRFESWQKLANIYDEEVDLLLNDGSKHINVVGWRKNGSLPQRVETSRRRSRRCLLMSLALSKTPIQQSEIHELLALVYYDGIQNVVPIYDQRFILPTKDESWITFCQNSMSHFEKAFSNKPDWSHAFYLGKLCVKLGYPYEKAFSYYEKAINLNPSAVDPFYRMHTSRLKLLHTCGKHNLEALKVVAAYSFNQSTKETAMNLIDQTVSSSPNFEGNSNKTKPEGLTNVVQLDEAWHVLYSDCLSAIEVCVEGELKHFHKARYTLAQGWYRKGESGDIERAKDELSFCFKSSRSSFTINMWEMDGMVRKGRRKTPGLTGNKKALEVNLPESSRKFITCIRKYTLCYLKLLHESGDIFTLERAYISLRADKRFSLCLEDLVPVALGRYIQSLVSSIQQPENLASADVSSSPEHWLEKLFNLFMDQGNLWADISSLPEIKRPELSESSFYGYLHRYIQSLERDGKLDTLEAINEKIRKRFKNPKLSNSNCAKVCRHASVAWYRSIVLSLSMITSSRSEVSSGTLTSNLLGPGSENRPLLCVDLQENELWASSFEDPAHLKSLETKWSHELSKIKGIVIKQVSEESTDSANSLLRSAYNFYKESSCGTLPPAINLYTVLSSLLAPDEPFKPGTDGVDVIDLSIPRKLLLWAYTLVHGSYTNILAVVKHCEENAKLKMKKGGGSSVASHTTPSTLMAAHSERGGGGKEKVTHDGGGDTEENPLTKAASSLTSPEADSARTLNPTSSLSETQKTSTAPQTQHSTNSTTEINFSDANEGGQNCKN
- the LOC113349300 gene encoding calcineurin-binding protein 1-like isoform X1, with protein sequence MFAIAAINDTDSAAQWEPLAPTKEAQEFHLSQTYHEGLLKLQAKDYAKARELLESVLKDPLISNAQVESSSSDGHMLQLRFLTLKNLANVFLQQGPSHYENALHCYLQAVEIDSKDSVVWNQLGTLSCSMGLLSISRWAFEQGLYCSPKNWNCMEKLLEVLIAIRDEVACLSVAELILRHWPSHSRALHVKNTIEESEPVPFAPKGIDKLEPKHVRLKFLDKRKATDEVINGDVAVKRSCKSIELNLLHPSWTSLADAIMGVILPVNENVPEPEIVLNQDGQVNGKPSPKRSKILSENADVQESSGAQAHQTSESISGNSKLERGMDTRLSIKLPTRAEVETVLGSAEGENMSQVDGTPEKANVSKEKEACTDEEQHTQERRSTRLERLRSRKPGKEEMDLSTSRDLAKVVVQFLEPFIVGRSETVVADHSSTGLSDSSDTEHNELVRFLTEASGNCGAYHIGHLLLEEIARLMPPHQEVFVKYLELEKLTRNWDQDRTIECSLFLAELYYDLGLCSSNESKPADFLSDASYNLCKIIEIVSLDSSFDWSGVHNTDNMSRMSTSTSDLGMNSTKLGCISANENGNRLQDTACTHLDDINLSSKSSFWIRFFWLSGHLSILAGEQEKAYDSLYISLSILRNFGLGSVRLPHCKLTSELTVDRISHEIQLLKIDSLLKTTISEMVEKEMYTECVNFLAPLLLSSRDVYLDFQPDAYKEGEKVKSVELSALDILITASKKATPMNVEVYLSCHRRKLLVLTVAAGMAEYTSTNKTFHDKPNQHSHSGLESDLAESVCKRWSNLVAEEVKEISRCACQVKNFIDHAGASEDVNVSVSIVGDIQSLLLTVMCNIISTFLCKKYSELATEDQMEQLESHWFVDAANAFCRLQHLNQSVPCKSQVDLIVAVHELLAEYGLCCAGKDSEGEEGTFLKLAIKHLLALDMKLKSSLHSTNKALETQSPKSPAENNHLKTPISESILNTSADTLTSVVEVEEDKQMSTNKEAIELEEMTCEGDSSHISSSKDEHGTVGVEGQDRNHDDDVESEEIELRIEEALDQSFFCLYGLDLKSPDSMSEDDLAIHKNTSRGDYQTKEQCADVFHYLLPYAKASSRAGLMKVRKVLRSIRKHFPQPPEDMLRENSLSNFFDNPDLCEEKLIEEAGYDGFLDHVMKLIFPKGVNLKQSNTSIGGSSEPYAEVYGNLYYILAQAEEMSATDKWPGFVLTKEGEEFIEQNSNLFKYDLLYNPLRFESWQKLANIYDEEVDLLLNDGSKHINVVGWRKNGSLPQRVETSRRRSRRCLLMSLALSKTPIQQSEIHELLALVYYDGIQNVVPIYDQRFILPTKDESWITFCQNSMSHFEKAFSNKPDWSHAFYLGKLCVKLGYPYEKAFSYYEKAINLNPSAVDPFYRMHTSRLKLLHTCGKHNLEALKVVAAYSFNQSTKETAMNLIDQTVSSSPNFEGNSNKTKPEGLTNVVQLDEAWHVLYSDCLSAIEVCVEGELKHFHKARYTLAQGWYRKGESGDIERAKDELSFCFKSSRSSFTINMWEMDGMVRKGRRKTPGLTGNKKALEVNLPESSRKFITCIRKYTLCYLKLLHESGDIFTLERAYISLRADKRFSLCLEDLVPVALGRYIQSLVSSIQQPENLASADVSSSPEHWLEKLFNLFMDQGNLWADISSLPEIKRPELSESSFYGYLHRYIQSLERDGKLDTLEAINEKIRKRFKNPKLSNSNCAKVCRHASVAWYRSIVLSLSMITSSRSEVSSGTLTSNLLGPGSENRPLLCVDLQENELWASSFEDPAHLKSLETKWSHELSKIKGIVIKQVSEESTDSANSLLRSAYNFYKESSCGTLPPAINLYTVLSSLLAPDEPFKPGTDGVDVIDLSIPRKLLLWAYTLVHGSYTNILAVVKHCEENAKLKMKKGGGSSVASHTTPSTLMAAHSERGGGGKEKVTHDGGGDTEENPLTKAASSLTSPEADSARTLNPTSSLSETQKTSTAPQTQHSTNSTTEINFSDANEGGQNCKN